A single region of the Lysinibacillus sp. B2A1 genome encodes:
- the thpR gene encoding RNA 2',3'-cyclic phosphodiesterase, translating to MRGKNMNRHFFIAVPLPLPIKNALNEKCETIKTSMHFKRWVHLEDYHITLAFLGNADMDQLQLALKEIKESLMKVPPFELSIQGLNTFGRKEYPRILWASIYESQPLNNVRDTVYKGCIKAGFDLDKKPFVPHITVARKWDETHGKMPFDVVMTEEMGLPTFLVEEVVLYETKFEEIPKYHQKAVIRLEELSK from the coding sequence ATGAGAGGTAAAAATATGAACAGACATTTTTTTATTGCTGTTCCACTTCCGTTACCTATTAAAAATGCTCTTAATGAGAAATGTGAAACCATAAAAACAAGTATGCATTTTAAACGGTGGGTTCATCTGGAGGATTATCACATTACATTAGCTTTTTTAGGGAATGCGGATATGGATCAATTACAACTGGCATTGAAGGAGATAAAGGAAAGCCTAATGAAGGTTCCTCCATTCGAGTTAAGCATTCAAGGATTGAATACTTTCGGAAGAAAAGAATATCCAAGAATTTTATGGGCTAGTATTTATGAATCTCAGCCATTAAATAATGTGAGGGACACTGTATACAAGGGATGTATAAAGGCAGGATTTGATTTAGATAAAAAACCTTTTGTCCCACATATAACAGTAGCAAGAAAATGGGATGAAACACATGGTAAAATGCCTTTTGATGTAGTGATGACTGAAGAAATGGGGCTTCCAACGTTTTTAGTAGAAGAAGTGGTGCTATATGAAACAAAATTTGAAGAAATTCCAAAATATCATCAAAAGGCTGTAATTCGTTTAGAGGAATTGTCTAAGTAA
- the lpdA gene encoding dihydrolipoyl dehydrogenase yields the protein MKYIDTLVIGAGPGGYVAAIRATQMGQKVTIVEREYIGGACSNVGCIPSKVLISVGHRFEKAKHSKDMGVVAHEVKLDWDKVQEFKNGIVSKLVGGVESLLKGNKIDIVYGEAYFVDANTVRVNNGGTVQTYTFKNAILATGSRPVEIPTLKFTKRVINSTGALSLPEVPEKLVVIGGGYIGTELGSAYANLGSQVTIIEGSKDILAGFEKQMTQVVKKSLKKKGVEVVVGALTRGVEENENGVVVTYEVGGEEKTVEASFALVTVGRRPNTDNLGLESLKIEFAERGLLKVDKQGQTSMPNIYAIGDIVSGPQLAHKASYEGKVAAEAIAGEKSIVDYLVIPAVCFTDPELATVGYNEEQAKSAGIEVKVAKFPFAVNGRALALNQPEGFVKLVARKEDDLLIGAQIVGAGASDMIAEVSLAIEGGMTAKDLALTIHAHPTLGEITMEAAEIIMGQPIHVVKV from the coding sequence GGTGCAGGTCCAGGAGGATATGTAGCCGCTATTCGCGCAACTCAAATGGGGCAAAAAGTAACAATTGTAGAAAGGGAGTATATAGGGGGAGCTTGTTCAAATGTTGGGTGTATTCCATCAAAAGTGCTGATTTCAGTAGGTCATCGTTTTGAGAAGGCAAAGCATTCAAAGGATATGGGAGTTGTTGCACATGAAGTAAAACTTGACTGGGATAAAGTACAAGAATTCAAGAATGGCATAGTCTCTAAATTAGTAGGAGGTGTTGAAAGTCTATTAAAAGGTAACAAAATCGATATCGTGTATGGAGAGGCTTACTTTGTAGATGCAAACACTGTACGAGTAAACAATGGAGGCACCGTACAAACTTACACTTTCAAAAATGCAATCCTTGCAACAGGTTCTCGCCCGGTTGAAATTCCAACACTTAAATTCACTAAACGCGTAATTAATTCAACAGGTGCACTTTCTTTACCAGAGGTACCAGAAAAACTAGTTGTTATTGGTGGTGGATATATTGGTACCGAGCTGGGCTCTGCCTACGCTAACTTAGGCTCTCAAGTAACAATCATTGAAGGCAGCAAAGACATTTTAGCTGGTTTTGAAAAGCAAATGACACAAGTCGTGAAAAAAAGTTTAAAGAAAAAAGGCGTAGAAGTTGTAGTTGGCGCATTGACTAGAGGTGTAGAAGAAAATGAAAATGGCGTAGTTGTAACGTACGAGGTGGGCGGAGAAGAAAAAACAGTTGAGGCTAGCTTTGCATTAGTCACTGTAGGTCGTCGTCCAAATACAGATAATTTAGGTCTTGAGTCACTTAAGATTGAATTCGCAGAACGGGGTTTATTAAAAGTAGATAAACAAGGTCAAACTTCCATGCCAAATATTTATGCTATTGGTGATATCGTATCCGGTCCACAACTTGCACATAAAGCATCATATGAAGGTAAAGTAGCTGCAGAAGCAATCGCTGGTGAAAAATCAATTGTAGATTATTTGGTAATTCCAGCCGTATGTTTCACAGATCCTGAATTGGCAACTGTTGGCTACAATGAGGAACAAGCAAAATCAGCAGGTATTGAGGTGAAAGTAGCGAAGTTTCCTTTTGCTGTAAACGGTCGAGCACTTGCATTAAATCAACCTGAAGGCTTTGTGAAGCTCGTTGCTCGGAAAGAGGATGATTTATTAATCGGTGCTCAAATCGTAGGTGCTGGGGCATCCGATATGATTGCTGAAGTGAGTTTAGCAATTGAGGGGGGAATGACTGCAAAAGATCTCGCATTAACAATTCATGCGCACCCAACATTAGGTGAGATTACAATGGAAGCTGCTGAAATCATTATGGGGCAGCCCATTCATGTTGTAAAAGTATAG